Genomic DNA from Pistricoccus aurantiacus:
ATAACGACGTTCACCTGATCGCCGACGAAGAAGGGGTCTATCCCGGGCGCTCCACCAACTACAGCGGTGCGGGCTTCGCGGGAATGACCTTCAAGGCGCATGCTGTTTCGCAAGATGGCTTCGATGCCTGGGTCGACAAAGTGCACGATTCGTCGGACACCCTGATCTATCCCAGCGAATACGAAACCCTGGCGAGACCCACTCGCAACAACCCCATCGAGTATTACTCCGAAGTGACACCGGAGCTATACGAAAAAATCGTCCGTAGCTTTCACACCGGAAACGATGGCGAAAAACATGGCGCCGGCCATGAGAATGGGTCCATGAGCGCGGAGGCAGCGGAGTAATCATCATGTTCGGAAAACTTACCCTAGAGTCGATTCCCTATCACGAGCCGATCGTCATGGGCACCGTCGCGGTCGTCGCGATCCTTGGCGCGCTCCTGTTGGGCGCCATCACCTATTACCGGAAATGGCAGTATCTGTGGTCGGAGTGGATCACCTCCGTCGATCACAAGAAGCTCGGCATCATGTACTTCCTGGTCGCCTTGGTCATGCTGATTCGCGGCTTTTCCGATGCGATCATGATGCGTTCCCAGCAGGCCCTCGCCGCCGGCGGCGCCGAAGGCTTCCTGCCCCCGGGGCACTACGATCAGATCTTCACCGCTCACGGCGTGATCATGATCTTCTTCGTCGCCATGCCCATGGTCATCGGTCTGATGAACCTGGTGGTGCCGCTGCAGATCGGCGCCCGGGACGTGGCTTTCCCGTTTCTCAACAACCTGAGCTTCTGGCTGTTCGCCGCCGGGGTGGTATTGGTCAACATCTCGCTGTTCGTCGGCGAGTTCGCCAAGACCGGCTGGCTGGCCTACGCGCCGCTTTCGGAGCTGCAGTACAGTCCGGATGTCGGGGTGGATTACTGGATATGGGCGTTGCAGATATCGGGGATAGGCACGACGCTGACCGGCATCAACTTCTTCGTCACCATCCTGAAGATGCGCACCAAGGGCATGACGATGTTCCGCATGCCGATCTTCACCTGGACGTCCCTGTGCGCCAACGTGCTGATCATCGCATCCTTCCCGATCCTGACCGCGACCATCGCCATGCTGACCCTGGATCGCTACCTGGGCATGCACTTCTTCACCAATGATTTTGGCGGCAACATGATGATGTACGTCAATCTCATCTGGGCCTGGGGCCATCCGGAGGTGTATATCCTGATCCTGCCGGCCTTCGGGGTATTCTCGGAAGTCACCGCCACCTTCGCCCGCAAGCGGCTGTTCGGCTACGCCACCATGGTCTGGGCGACGGTTGCCATCACAGTGCTGTCCTTCATGGTCTGGCTGCACCACTTCTTCACCATGGGGGCCGGGGCCAACGTCAATGCGGCCTTTGGTATCGCCACGATGATCATCGCGATACCCACCGGGGTGAAGATCTTCAACTGGCTGTTCACCATGTTCCGTGGGCGTCTGCAGTTCACTTCGCCGATCCTCTGGACCCTGGGCTTCATCGTCACCTTTACCCTGGGCGGCATG
This window encodes:
- the cyoB gene encoding cytochrome o ubiquinol oxidase subunit I; this translates as MFGKLTLESIPYHEPIVMGTVAVVAILGALLLGAITYYRKWQYLWSEWITSVDHKKLGIMYFLVALVMLIRGFSDAIMMRSQQALAAGGAEGFLPPGHYDQIFTAHGVIMIFFVAMPMVIGLMNLVVPLQIGARDVAFPFLNNLSFWLFAAGVVLVNISLFVGEFAKTGWLAYAPLSELQYSPDVGVDYWIWALQISGIGTTLTGINFFVTILKMRTKGMTMFRMPIFTWTSLCANVLIIASFPILTATIAMLTLDRYLGMHFFTNDFGGNMMMYVNLIWAWGHPEVYILILPAFGVFSEVTATFARKRLFGYATMVWATVAITVLSFMVWLHHFFTMGAGANVNAAFGIATMIIAIPTGVKIFNWLFTMFRGRLQFTSPILWTLGFIVTFTLGGMTGVMLAVPGANFVLHNSLFVIAHFHNVIIGGVVFGMLAGLTYWFPKAFGFTLSEKWGKRSFWCWIIGFYTAFMPLYVLSFFGAVRRMQSYDNPEWQPLMIIAWVGACIILLGILCTIIQVYVSVRDRKQRADLGGDPWDARTLEWSTSSPAPFYNFAHLPVVDSIDMFWENKQRHGAKALLSEPPYEDIHMPRNTVAGPVMGVLSIAFGFAMVWHIWWLAGASAIGIFVAFLLRVFNDDVDYYVPAAEVERIEREHRQRWVPQELKDEDAIDPDWQGAHT